A genomic segment from Amycolatopsis camponoti encodes:
- a CDS encoding TetR/AcrR family transcriptional regulator, producing MPRLADHGQRRRQIAEAVWRIASARGLEDVSLRKVAAEAGVSLRLVQYYFGTRDDLLLGALEILNADAGDSVRAGTGPDEDATPREVLRAMLVGMLPVDDGRRTRYLVHLAYFVRSLSDPGLASAVSATPPELGRLTADLLAWGRDRGEVAPDLELLPEAELLLSSVDGLQTSIILGQRTPEAAIALIDHQLMRLFSLANVAT from the coding sequence ATGCCGAGACTCGCCGACCACGGGCAACGCCGCCGCCAGATCGCCGAGGCCGTCTGGCGGATCGCGAGCGCGCGCGGGCTCGAAGACGTGTCGCTGCGCAAGGTCGCGGCCGAGGCCGGGGTCTCGCTGCGGCTGGTCCAGTACTACTTCGGCACGCGTGACGACCTGCTGCTCGGCGCGCTCGAGATCCTCAACGCCGACGCCGGGGACAGCGTCCGCGCGGGCACCGGTCCGGACGAGGACGCGACCCCGCGTGAGGTGCTGCGCGCCATGCTCGTCGGGATGCTGCCGGTCGACGACGGGCGCCGCACGCGCTACCTCGTGCACCTCGCCTACTTCGTCCGGTCCCTTTCGGACCCCGGACTGGCGTCGGCGGTCAGCGCCACGCCGCCCGAGCTGGGACGGCTGACCGCGGACCTGCTGGCGTGGGGACGCGACCGCGGTGAGGTGGCGCCGGACCTCGAACTGCTGCCGGAGGCGGAGCTGCTCCTGTCGAGCGTCGACGGCCTGCAGACCAGCATCATCCTCGGCCAGCGCACCCCGGAGGCGGCGATCGCGCTGATCGACCACCAGCTGATGCGGCTCTTCAGCCTCGCGAACGTCGCCACCTGA
- a CDS encoding metal-dependent hydrolase family protein, protein MTRTVFTGGSVFDGTGSEPAAADVVVEHGRIVEVGTDLDGDEGVDCSGAVLLPGLFDCHVHVTVSDIGLMSRVQKPFSYQFYEAARNLWATLGLGITTVRDASGADLGIKQAVDDGLIPGPRMQISIGLISQTGGHGDSWNPSSICVPLLVPHPGRPDATADGPDEMRRVARTLLRAGADVLKVCTTGGVLSPRDDPRHSQYTPEELEVLVAEAAAQGRPVMAHAQGAAGIKNAVRAGVRSIEHGIYLDDEAIELMLGHGTWLVPTLIAPVNVVRAADAGVDLPASVVAKAREVVEVHRDSVRRAYAAGVRIAMGTDSGVGPHGTNLEELALMAACGMTQADVLEATTSSAARLMGLDGELGRIEPGLRADLVVVAGDPYDFPGLASNIREVWKDGVRVV, encoded by the coding sequence GTGACGCGCACGGTTTTCACCGGTGGTTCGGTGTTCGACGGCACCGGGTCCGAGCCGGCGGCGGCCGACGTCGTCGTCGAGCACGGCCGGATCGTCGAGGTCGGCACGGACCTGGACGGCGACGAGGGCGTCGACTGTTCCGGCGCGGTGCTGCTGCCGGGGCTCTTCGACTGCCACGTGCACGTCACGGTGTCGGACATCGGGCTGATGTCGCGCGTGCAGAAGCCGTTCTCCTACCAGTTCTACGAAGCCGCGCGGAACCTGTGGGCGACGCTCGGGCTGGGCATCACGACGGTGCGCGACGCGTCCGGCGCGGACCTCGGCATCAAGCAGGCGGTGGACGACGGGCTGATCCCGGGGCCGCGGATGCAGATCTCGATCGGGCTGATCAGCCAGACCGGCGGGCACGGCGACAGCTGGAACCCGTCGAGCATCTGCGTCCCGCTGCTGGTGCCGCACCCCGGCCGCCCGGACGCGACGGCCGACGGCCCCGACGAGATGCGCCGCGTCGCCCGGACGCTGCTGCGCGCCGGAGCGGACGTGCTGAAGGTGTGCACGACCGGCGGCGTGCTGTCCCCGCGCGACGACCCGCGGCATTCGCAGTACACGCCGGAGGAGCTGGAGGTCCTGGTCGCCGAAGCGGCGGCGCAGGGCCGCCCGGTGATGGCGCACGCCCAGGGCGCGGCGGGCATCAAGAACGCGGTGCGGGCGGGCGTGCGCTCGATCGAGCACGGCATCTACCTCGACGACGAGGCGATCGAGCTGATGCTGGGCCACGGGACGTGGCTGGTCCCGACGTTGATCGCCCCGGTCAACGTGGTCCGCGCGGCCGATGCCGGGGTGGATTTGCCGGCGTCCGTGGTGGCGAAGGCGCGTGAAGTGGTGGAGGTGCACCGGGATTCGGTGCGCCGCGCGTACGCGGCGGGGGTCCGGATCGCGATGGGAACGGACAGCGGGGTCGGGCCGCACGGCACGAACCTGGAGGAGCTGGCGTTGATGGCGGCGTGCGGGATGACGCAGGCGGACGTCCTGGAGGCGACGACGTCCTCGGCGGCGCGGTTGATGGGGCTGGACGGGGAGCTGGGGCGGATCGAGCCGGGGCTGCGAGCGGATCTGGTCGTGGTGGCGGGGGATCCCTATGACTTCCCGGGGTTGGCTTCGAACATCCGGGAGGTGTGGAAGGACGGGGTCCGGGTGGTATGA
- a CDS encoding YhjD/YihY/BrkB family envelope integrity protein has protein sequence MNSSPKAPSPWTRARARYRWLDHIARATNRYIECGGYHYVASITYFSLLSLVPLLMVASSVAGFVLASQPHLLDTMVAAIVKTLPGGLGGKASDLLTGFVKQRTSVGVFGLAIGLYSGWNWMNALRDSLTALWGQNRSDQSLPRLIAVDLLALLGLSAALLVSFTLTISGTALGSYLLRLAGLDDTSWGHQLVSASSVPLSLAADWLVFLWVLTRLPRQKVGVRSAVRGAIALAVGFELLKLAGGIYLRLISDSPTGIAFGSVIGLIFFISLVARLLVFVTAWTATGSDAPPQPVQPPAPVVLEPVIVVDPPVAVPATVGVVTGVIGTLLALRWRRSRG, from the coding sequence GTGAACAGTTCCCCCAAGGCCCCGAGCCCCTGGACGCGGGCCCGTGCCCGGTACCGGTGGCTGGACCACATCGCCCGCGCGACCAACCGCTACATCGAGTGCGGCGGCTACCACTACGTCGCCTCGATCACCTACTTCAGCCTGCTGTCGCTGGTGCCGCTGCTGATGGTCGCGTCGTCGGTCGCCGGGTTCGTGCTGGCCAGCCAGCCGCACCTGCTCGACACGATGGTCGCCGCCATCGTCAAGACGCTGCCCGGCGGACTCGGCGGCAAGGCCTCCGACCTGCTGACCGGCTTCGTGAAGCAGCGGACCAGCGTCGGGGTGTTCGGCCTGGCCATCGGCCTCTACTCGGGCTGGAACTGGATGAACGCGCTGCGGGACTCGCTGACCGCGCTGTGGGGGCAGAACCGGTCCGACCAGTCGCTGCCGCGGCTCATCGCCGTCGACCTGCTCGCGCTGCTCGGCCTGAGCGCGGCGCTGCTGGTGTCGTTCACGCTGACCATCTCCGGCACGGCGCTCGGCAGCTACCTGCTGCGGCTGGCCGGGCTGGATGACACGAGCTGGGGGCACCAGCTCGTCTCGGCGTCCTCGGTGCCGCTCTCGCTGGCCGCCGACTGGCTGGTGTTCCTGTGGGTGCTCACGCGGCTGCCGCGGCAGAAGGTGGGCGTGCGCAGCGCGGTGCGCGGCGCGATCGCCCTGGCCGTCGGGTTCGAGCTGCTCAAGCTGGCCGGCGGGATCTACCTGCGGCTGATCAGCGACTCGCCGACCGGGATCGCGTTCGGCTCGGTCATCGGCCTGATCTTCTTCATCTCGCTGGTGGCGCGGCTGCTCGTGTTCGTCACGGCGTGGACGGCCACCGGCTCCGACGCGCCGCCGCAGCCGGTCCAGCCGCCGGCGCCGGTCGTCCTCGAACCGGTGATCGTGGTGGACCCGCCGGTCGCGGTGCCGGCCACGGTCGGCGTCGTGACGGGGGTGATCGGCACGCTGCTGGCGCTCAGGTGGCGACGTTCGCGAGGCTGA
- a CDS encoding sodium:solute symporter family protein yields MILAFTLVGIVLIGVLGFVGRRKPVADLAEWTVGGRRFGALTMWFLQAGEVFTTFTFLGMAGLAFSGGVAAMYALPYVPIAYVVLFFLAKRLWTMGKERGYLTQGDFLEDRYSSRALGTVSAVLGVVFVLPYLQLQITGLGLIVRLVTGDSASGTLSMVTGSVLVVAFVLWAGLRGVAATSYFKDGIMLVALVVLAIAVPTHFAGGIGGVFRKIEQLHPEKLIVHSGANDHVWFVTSMLVSAIGVGLMTLPHSWPALMSARDPKVLRRNYAWMPVYELCLLLPMIIGFAAILVVSKGSDPNGVLLTLSKDALPGWVTGIVVVAATATAMVPAAGILIGISSLVARNIVRVRSGRKQFWINHGTVVLASTLALVLGIFRPDLLANLLLLTYSGSVQLAPANLLGFLRRVPVGKGPVFAGLIAGELVVVYLTFVDTHLAGTVNVGLIGLGVNVVVLALAAAARRQTSPVEAA; encoded by the coding sequence GTGATCCTCGCCTTCACCCTCGTGGGCATCGTCCTGATCGGTGTCCTCGGCTTCGTCGGCCGGCGCAAGCCCGTCGCCGACCTGGCCGAGTGGACGGTCGGCGGGCGGCGCTTCGGCGCGCTCACCATGTGGTTCCTGCAGGCGGGCGAGGTGTTCACCACCTTCACCTTCCTGGGCATGGCCGGCCTCGCGTTCTCCGGCGGCGTCGCGGCGATGTACGCGCTGCCGTACGTGCCGATCGCCTACGTCGTGCTGTTCTTCCTCGCGAAGCGCCTGTGGACGATGGGGAAGGAGCGCGGCTACCTCACGCAGGGCGACTTCCTCGAGGACCGTTACTCCAGCCGGGCGCTCGGGACGGTGTCCGCGGTACTCGGCGTCGTGTTCGTGCTGCCGTACCTGCAGCTGCAGATCACCGGGCTCGGCCTGATCGTCCGGCTGGTCACCGGCGACAGCGCGTCCGGCACGCTGAGCATGGTCACCGGCAGCGTGCTGGTGGTCGCGTTCGTGCTGTGGGCCGGGCTGCGCGGCGTCGCGGCGACGTCCTACTTCAAGGACGGGATCATGCTGGTCGCGCTGGTGGTGCTGGCCATCGCCGTGCCGACGCACTTCGCCGGCGGGATCGGGGGTGTGTTCCGCAAGATCGAGCAGCTGCACCCGGAGAAGCTGATCGTCCACAGTGGAGCGAACGACCACGTCTGGTTCGTGACGAGCATGCTGGTCAGCGCGATCGGCGTCGGCCTGATGACGCTGCCGCACTCGTGGCCGGCGCTGATGTCGGCGCGCGACCCGAAGGTGCTGCGGCGCAACTACGCCTGGATGCCGGTGTACGAGCTGTGCCTGCTGCTGCCGATGATCATCGGGTTCGCGGCGATCCTCGTGGTGTCCAAGGGGAGTGACCCGAACGGCGTATTGCTGACGCTGTCGAAGGACGCCTTGCCCGGGTGGGTGACGGGCATCGTCGTGGTCGCCGCGACGGCCACCGCGATGGTCCCGGCGGCCGGGATCCTGATCGGCATCTCGTCGCTGGTGGCGCGCAACATAGTCCGCGTCCGCAGCGGCCGCAAGCAGTTCTGGATCAACCACGGCACGGTTGTGCTCGCGAGTACTCTTGCCCTCGTGCTGGGCATCTTCCGGCCGGACCTGCTGGCCAACCTGCTGTTGCTCACCTATTCGGGGTCGGTCCAGCTGGCCCCGGCGAACCTGCTGGGCTTCCTGCGGCGGGTGCCCGTCGGCAAGGGCCCGGTGTTCGCCGGGCTGATCGCCGGCGAGCTCGTGGTCGTGTACCTGACCTTTGTGGACACCCATCTGGCCGGCACGGTCAACGTGGGCTTGATCGGGCTCGGCGTCAACGTCGTCGTCCTCGCACTGGCCGCGGCGGCGCGGCGACAGACTTCTCCCGTGGAGGCGGCGTGA
- a CDS encoding thiolase domain-containing protein yields MTKQLTAVLGTGQTHHRAKRQDVSMPGLLREAIDRAMADAQVGWADIDAVVLGKAPDLFEGVMMPELFLADSLGATGKPLLRVHTAGSVGGSTALVAASLIQSGVHRRVLTVAYEKQSESNAMWGLSILPPFQMPVGAGAGGYFAPHVRSYIRRSGAPEHVGAIVAAKDRRNGALNPYAHLRQADITVESVRKSQMLWDPIRYDETCPSSDGACAMVLGDEAAGDAVEGGAAWIHATAMRTEPTTFAGRDQVNPQAGRDAAAALWAEAGITDPMSEVDVAEIYVPFSWFEPMWLENLGFAPEGEGWKVTEAGETAIGGRLPVNPSGGVLSSNPIGASGMLRFSEAAKQVMGRAGDYQVDGARIAVGHAYGGGSQYFSMWVVGAGKPR; encoded by the coding sequence ATGACCAAGCAGCTCACCGCCGTGCTCGGCACCGGCCAGACGCACCACCGCGCCAAGCGGCAGGACGTCTCGATGCCGGGCCTGCTGCGCGAAGCGATCGACCGCGCGATGGCCGACGCCCAGGTCGGGTGGGCGGACATCGACGCCGTCGTCCTCGGCAAGGCGCCGGACCTGTTCGAGGGCGTCATGATGCCCGAGCTCTTCCTCGCCGACTCACTGGGCGCGACCGGGAAACCGTTGCTGCGCGTGCACACCGCCGGTTCGGTCGGCGGGTCGACGGCGCTGGTGGCGGCCTCGCTCATCCAGTCCGGCGTGCACCGCCGGGTGCTGACCGTGGCGTACGAGAAGCAGTCCGAGTCGAACGCGATGTGGGGCCTGTCGATCCTGCCGCCGTTCCAGATGCCGGTCGGCGCCGGCGCGGGCGGCTACTTCGCCCCGCACGTGCGCTCCTACATCCGCCGGTCCGGCGCGCCCGAGCACGTCGGCGCGATCGTCGCGGCGAAAGATCGCCGCAACGGCGCCCTGAACCCGTACGCGCACCTGCGGCAGGCCGACATCACGGTCGAGTCGGTGCGGAAGTCGCAGATGCTGTGGGACCCGATCCGCTACGACGAGACGTGCCCGTCGTCCGACGGCGCGTGCGCGATGGTGCTCGGCGACGAGGCCGCCGGGGACGCCGTCGAAGGCGGGGCCGCGTGGATCCACGCGACGGCGATGCGGACCGAGCCCACGACGTTCGCCGGCCGCGACCAGGTCAACCCCCAGGCCGGGCGCGACGCCGCCGCCGCGCTCTGGGCCGAAGCCGGCATCACGGACCCGATGTCCGAAGTGGACGTCGCGGAGATCTACGTGCCGTTCTCCTGGTTCGAGCCGATGTGGCTGGAGAACCTCGGGTTCGCGCCCGAAGGCGAGGGCTGGAAGGTCACCGAGGCCGGCGAGACGGCGATCGGCGGACGGCTGCCGGTGAACCCGTCCGGCGGGGTCCTCTCGTCCAATCCGATCGGTGCGTCCGGCATGCTTCGCTTCTCCGAAGCGGCGAAGCAGGTCATGGGCCGCGCCGGGGACTACCAGGTGGACGGCGCCCGCATCGCGGTCGGGCACGCCTACGGCGGCGGGTCGCAGTACTTCTCGATGTGGGTCGTCGGCGCCGGCAAGCCACGTTGA
- a CDS encoding cytochrome P450, with amino-acid sequence MAAPLIPAGFDFTDPDLYAERLPLAEFAELRRTAPVWWNPQKTNTAGFGDDGYWVVSRHEDVKEVSRDSALYSSSEKTAIIRFDESMTEDRLNANRLVLLNMDAPQHTKLRKIVSKGFTPRSIAKLEDTLRDRAEKIVHEARKKGTGDFVTDVACELPLQAIAELIGIPQEDRLKIFDWSNQMVAYDDPEYEVEPLEASAQLIGYAWNMAEDRRKCPMDDIVTKLIQADVDGEALGSDEFGFFVILLAVAGNETTRNAITHGMKAFLDHPDQWELYKEQRPKTAPDEIVRWATPVVAFQRTATRDTELGGAHIRRGDRVGMFYSSANFDHEVFDDPEKFDILREDNPHVGFGGTGSHYCIGANLARLEIDLIFNAIADVMPGITEAEPPVRLRSSWLNGIKHYPVRYA; translated from the coding sequence GTGGCCGCTCCGCTCATCCCCGCCGGTTTCGACTTCACGGACCCGGACCTCTATGCCGAACGGCTGCCCCTGGCGGAGTTCGCCGAGCTCCGGCGGACGGCCCCCGTGTGGTGGAACCCCCAGAAGACCAACACCGCAGGCTTCGGCGACGACGGCTACTGGGTCGTCTCGCGCCACGAAGACGTCAAGGAGGTCTCGCGCGACAGCGCGCTCTACTCCTCCAGCGAGAAGACCGCGATCATCCGCTTCGACGAGAGCATGACCGAGGACCGCCTCAACGCGAACCGCCTGGTCCTGCTCAACATGGACGCGCCGCAGCACACGAAGCTGCGCAAGATCGTGTCGAAGGGCTTCACCCCGCGCTCGATCGCGAAGCTCGAAGACACGCTGCGCGACCGCGCGGAGAAGATCGTCCACGAAGCACGGAAAAAGGGAACCGGCGACTTCGTCACCGACGTCGCGTGCGAGCTTCCCCTGCAGGCCATCGCCGAGCTGATCGGCATCCCGCAGGAGGACCGGCTCAAGATCTTCGACTGGTCGAACCAGATGGTCGCCTACGACGACCCGGAGTACGAGGTCGAGCCGCTGGAGGCGTCCGCGCAGCTCATCGGCTACGCCTGGAACATGGCCGAGGACCGCCGCAAGTGCCCGATGGACGACATCGTCACGAAGCTGATCCAGGCGGACGTCGACGGTGAAGCGCTCGGTTCGGACGAGTTCGGCTTCTTCGTGATCCTGCTCGCCGTCGCCGGCAACGAGACCACGCGCAACGCCATCACCCACGGCATGAAGGCGTTCCTCGACCACCCGGACCAGTGGGAGCTCTACAAGGAGCAACGGCCGAAGACGGCGCCGGACGAGATCGTCCGCTGGGCCACCCCGGTGGTCGCGTTCCAGCGCACGGCCACCCGCGACACCGAGCTCGGCGGCGCGCACATCCGCCGGGGCGACCGCGTCGGCATGTTCTACAGCTCCGCCAACTTCGACCACGAGGTCTTCGACGACCCGGAGAAGTTCGACATCCTCCGCGAAGACAACCCGCACGTCGGCTTCGGCGGCACCGGTTCCCACTACTGCATCGGCGCCAACCTGGCGCGGCTGGAGATCGACCTGATCTTCAACGCGATCGCGGACGTGATGCCGGGGATCACCGAGGCCGAGCCCCCGGTGCGGCTGCGGTCCAGCTGGTTGAACGGGATCAAGCACTACCCGGTGCGCTACGCCTGA
- a CDS encoding steroid 3-ketoacyl-CoA thiolase: MGVPVIVEAVRTPIGKRGGLLAGLHAAELLGAAQQALLDRAGLDPALVEQLIGGCVTQASEQSGNVTRTAWLHAGLPETAGATTIDAQCGSAQQAAHLVAGLIAADAIEVGVACGVEAMSRVPLGANRGSGSPRPASWTIDLPNQYGAAERIAVRRGLTRADVDAFGVASQRKAAAAWEAGHFDREVVPVKAPVLAADGSATGETRLVGRDQGLRETTAEGLARLKPVVEDGVHTAGTSSQISDGAAALLLMDSARASALGLRPRARIVAQALVGAEPYYHLDGPIRATERVLSKAGMTIADPDLFEVNEAFASVALSWQQVMAPDPARVNVNGGAIALGHPVGSTGARLLTTALHELERRDAATALVTMCAGGALSTATIIERL, translated from the coding sequence ATGGGCGTGCCGGTCATCGTCGAAGCCGTGCGGACCCCCATCGGCAAGCGGGGCGGCCTGCTGGCCGGCCTCCACGCGGCCGAGCTGCTGGGCGCCGCGCAGCAGGCCCTCCTCGACCGCGCCGGCCTCGACCCGGCCCTGGTCGAGCAGCTGATCGGCGGCTGCGTCACGCAGGCGAGCGAGCAGTCCGGCAACGTGACGCGCACGGCCTGGCTGCACGCGGGCCTCCCGGAGACGGCGGGCGCGACGACGATCGACGCCCAGTGCGGCTCGGCGCAGCAGGCGGCTCACCTGGTGGCGGGCCTGATCGCGGCGGACGCCATCGAGGTGGGCGTCGCGTGCGGGGTCGAGGCGATGAGCCGGGTGCCGCTGGGCGCGAACCGGGGTTCGGGTTCGCCGCGGCCGGCGTCGTGGACGATCGACCTGCCCAACCAGTACGGCGCGGCGGAGCGCATCGCGGTCCGGCGCGGCCTGACTCGCGCCGACGTCGACGCGTTCGGCGTCGCCTCCCAGCGGAAGGCGGCGGCCGCGTGGGAGGCCGGGCACTTCGACCGCGAAGTGGTGCCGGTGAAGGCCCCGGTCCTGGCCGCCGACGGTTCGGCGACCGGCGAGACGCGCCTGGTCGGCCGCGACCAGGGGCTCCGCGAGACGACGGCCGAAGGCCTGGCGCGGCTGAAGCCGGTGGTGGAGGACGGCGTCCACACGGCGGGAACGTCCTCTCAGATCTCCGACGGCGCGGCGGCGCTGCTCCTGATGGATTCCGCGCGGGCTTCGGCGCTGGGACTGCGCCCGCGAGCCCGGATCGTGGCGCAGGCGCTGGTCGGCGCGGAGCCGTACTACCACCTGGACGGCCCGATCCGCGCGACGGAGCGGGTGCTTTCGAAGGCGGGCATGACGATCGCCGACCCGGACCTGTTCGAGGTGAACGAGGCGTTCGCTTCGGTGGCGCTGTCGTGGCAGCAGGTCATGGCGCCGGATCCCGCCCGGGTCAACGTCAACGGCGGCGCGATCGCGCTGGGCCACCCGGTGGGCAGCACGGGAGCCCGGCTGCTGACAACGGCGTTGCACGAGCTGGAACGCCGCGACGCCGCGACGGCCCTGGTGACGATGTGCGCCGGCGGCGCCCTCTCGACGGCGACCATCATCGAACGGCTCTAG
- a CDS encoding alpha/beta fold hydrolase, translating into MISESRCPVEDGELLVRRGGEGPALLLIAGGTGAGDSYRALAKQLYADYTVITYDRRGHFGSTDTTTGPIPVSRQADDALAVLSHTTDGPALVFGSSAGALIGLDLVARHPDRVTTLVAHEPPAVHLMPDASGWLAAAAEQVRLARSGELLTAVTRFADAIAGAALPDLPNLRLPHETDWIRLFDRELTPFFDYLPDLRALRKAGTEIIPVAGEGSRGRYHYQPAKILALELGLPFTEMPGAHLAPQRNPGKFAVALKDLLSPESA; encoded by the coding sequence ATGATCTCGGAGAGCCGTTGCCCGGTGGAGGACGGCGAGCTCCTCGTCCGCCGCGGCGGCGAGGGCCCGGCGCTGCTGCTGATCGCGGGCGGCACCGGAGCGGGTGACTCCTACCGCGCGCTGGCGAAGCAGCTGTACGCGGACTACACCGTCATCACGTACGACCGGCGCGGCCACTTCGGCAGCACGGACACCACGACGGGCCCGATCCCGGTGTCCCGCCAGGCGGACGACGCGCTGGCGGTGCTGAGCCACACGACCGACGGCCCGGCGCTGGTGTTCGGCTCGAGCGCGGGCGCGCTGATCGGCCTCGACCTGGTGGCCCGGCACCCGGACCGGGTGACGACGCTGGTCGCGCACGAGCCCCCGGCGGTCCACCTGATGCCGGACGCGAGCGGCTGGCTCGCGGCGGCCGCGGAGCAGGTCCGGCTGGCCCGTTCGGGTGAGCTCCTGACGGCGGTGACCCGTTTCGCGGACGCGATCGCGGGCGCGGCGCTGCCGGACCTGCCGAACCTGCGGCTGCCCCACGAGACCGACTGGATCCGGCTGTTCGACCGCGAGCTGACGCCGTTCTTCGACTACTTGCCGGACTTGCGTGCGCTGCGCAAGGCCGGCACGGAGATCATCCCGGTGGCCGGCGAGGGCAGCCGGGGGCGGTACCACTACCAGCCGGCGAAGATCTTGGCGTTGGAGCTGGGGTTGCCGTTCACGGAGATGCCGGGGGCGCACCTGGCTCCGCAGCGGAACCCGGGGAAGTTCGCGGTGGCGTTGAAGGACCTGCTGAGCCCGGAGTCGGCTTGA
- a CDS encoding RidA family protein, with the protein MAERRTILSGSTFEERIGYARAVVDGGRVYVSGTTGFDYSAMTISDDVVEQAAQCLRNIEAALAEAGCTFADVVRVRYLLPVREDFEPCWPVLRKAFADVRPAATMLQCGLADPRMKIEIEVDAHLPG; encoded by the coding sequence ATGGCGGAACGGCGAACGATCCTCAGCGGGTCGACCTTCGAAGAGCGGATCGGCTACGCCCGCGCGGTGGTCGACGGCGGCCGCGTGTACGTCTCGGGCACGACCGGCTTCGACTACTCGGCCATGACCATCTCCGACGACGTCGTCGAGCAGGCGGCGCAGTGCCTGCGCAACATCGAAGCGGCGCTGGCGGAGGCGGGCTGCACCTTCGCGGACGTGGTCCGCGTGCGCTACCTGCTGCCCGTGCGCGAGGACTTCGAGCCGTGCTGGCCGGTGCTGCGCAAGGCTTTCGCGGACGTCCGCCCGGCGGCGACGATGCTCCAGTGCGGCCTCGCGGACCCGCGCATGAAGATCGAAATCGAGGTGGACGCCCACCTGCCCGGCTAG
- a CDS encoding transglutaminase-like domain-containing protein, producing MAPRATVDVEFSVRVTKPGPAAISVAAAHADTDELTVSWHGESELVEFEHGTRAEVFELPKGEHRVSYHAERALGEAEPEPVTRADAAVFTRPSRYCPSDRIAGLVPPELYALKSDRKKVDTIVRHVHQRLSYVVGSSRPTDDAIDTLLAGEGVCRDFAHVCITLCRFLDIPARYVGVYAPGLSPMDFHAVFEAGVDGLWYVFDATHLAPRQTMLRISTGRDAADTAFFATLGCELDFLGSTVFATTDTALPHDDWRELVALD from the coding sequence ATGGCCCCGCGAGCGACTGTCGACGTCGAGTTCTCCGTCCGCGTCACCAAACCCGGGCCCGCCGCGATCTCGGTCGCCGCCGCCCACGCCGATACCGATGAGCTCACCGTCTCCTGGCACGGGGAAAGCGAGCTCGTCGAGTTCGAGCACGGCACCCGCGCGGAGGTCTTCGAGCTGCCCAAGGGCGAGCACCGCGTCAGCTACCACGCCGAACGCGCGCTGGGCGAGGCCGAACCCGAGCCCGTCACGCGCGCCGATGCCGCCGTCTTCACCCGGCCGAGCCGGTACTGCCCCTCCGACCGGATCGCCGGGCTCGTGCCGCCGGAGCTCTACGCGCTGAAGAGCGACCGGAAGAAGGTCGACACGATCGTCCGGCACGTCCACCAGCGACTGTCCTATGTGGTCGGCTCCAGCCGGCCCACCGACGACGCCATCGACACGCTCCTCGCCGGCGAAGGCGTCTGCCGCGACTTCGCGCACGTCTGCATCACCCTCTGCCGGTTCCTCGACATCCCCGCGCGCTACGTCGGCGTCTACGCGCCCGGGCTCTCGCCGATGGACTTCCACGCCGTCTTCGAGGCCGGGGTCGACGGCCTCTGGTACGTCTTCGACGCCACCCACCTCGCGCCGCGCCAGACCATGCTGCGCATCTCCACCGGCCGCGACGCCGCGGACACGGCGTTCTTCGCCACTCTCGGCTGCGAGCTCGACTTCCTCGGCAGCACGGTGTTCGCGACGACGGACACCGCGCTGCCCCACGACGACTGGCGCGAGCTCGTCGCACTGGACTGA
- a CDS encoding DUF2255 family protein codes for MTTSWTADDLSFLDAAQELEIAVGSRRWTPIWVVCADGQVYVRTWYRRDTGWFGDAVRSRSAHIRVPGLDAEVTIEDIGTASARVTAAVDAAYRTKYTGGGTDAMVTAEAAATTLRLDRR; via the coding sequence TTGACGACCTCCTGGACCGCCGACGACCTGAGCTTCCTGGACGCGGCCCAGGAGCTGGAGATCGCGGTCGGCTCGCGACGGTGGACACCGATCTGGGTCGTGTGCGCCGACGGTCAGGTCTACGTGCGGACCTGGTACCGGCGGGACACGGGCTGGTTCGGGGACGCGGTGCGGTCGCGCTCGGCGCACATTCGCGTGCCGGGACTGGACGCCGAAGTCACCATCGAGGACATCGGCACCGCTTCCGCGCGGGTCACCGCGGCCGTGGATGCCGCCTACCGCACCAAGTACACCGGCGGCGGCACCGACGCCATGGTGACGGCCGAGGCCGCGGCGACGACTCTGCGGCTCGACCGCCGGTAG